TCCGCCCCCTCTTGCTCTCTTCCTTCCTTCTGTTCACCTAATCTCTTGCACAATCTGTCTGCCACGTCAACATGTCAATGTATGTCTTTCTTGTACTAACTAGCAGAACATTATGTCATCTCTTTATTACCTTTATTTAGTTTCTTCCGTTTCCACTTTAAACAAcccattttattttattctcaaatgTTACGATTCTTTCAGATGACCTGGACGACAGCtttgtattttttggtatttctttcttttggaaattcaatgCCTCAAAAATCAAAGCCATTTTGGTTATCAGCAGATATAAATAGTATTGAATGGCAGGAAGGATGCTTGACTACAGTTCTGTGCTCTCATCCGAGGTTTCAGGTTAGTTGTCAGAAAAAATCTTCAAGTCAAAAAGTGggcagttttatttttttggaagtccgaaaattttgaaggaagctgaaattttttggcgcaTTTTATTATGACGTTTGCAAATTTGGGACTTtggatttagaaaaaaaaaaccggaatgaaattaaaaaaatgtttatcggAATAATTGACTCAAATGtgcgaaatttttcgatagccgaaaataaatttaaaaaccctgaaaatttccaaaaattgacaaaaatttttaattcaagaaTATGTCAAACTTTTCAACGACAATaataattgacaaaaattaaagaaaattaaatttggtgTAATCTACAGCAAACAAATGTACctctttgtctgaaaaatcctcgtttttcaattttatagtgaGCTTCTTTAACCATAAACctgaagctttttttttgaaaaaaaattaatgagaaaaatgacaaataatTCCAATTGAATTATGGGGTTTCTTGAGAAATTgtatttatatttcagcttctCAAAGATCTCCTACCAATTTCTGAACGTGCATCTATAAGTTGGCCAGTCACTGAACAATTTCTAGAGCACACAGTTGCTCCGTTTGTCTCATATTGGCCATCAGGACGGATAGAAGATGTATCATTGTCGGCACAAGTAGTTGGAGTAGACACAACTTATGGATTCCCAAGAACTTGCGACCAGACGCCTGCTGTTAGAATATTTCCAGTGGATCTTTATGAGCTGGCTCCCGAGTCGGCAGAAAATAAAACGATTCATCTGAAGGCGAAATGTTTTGAAGCAACGATTACTGTCACGAAGCATGTGGAAAGGTGTCCATGGTGTCCGGATCCGCAAgagattttaatttcaaatgagATTCCACAACAGGTAAATaatatctttgaaaaattggagctctggtttcaaaaagtattgaacaatgttcaatgttttttttttcgtctttgtgtctatattttttattttggaaatgcatgtagaaatatagaaaaaccaatatttttgaaaataattttagttttaattgaaagtCTCAAAAAGTTGCTTAAAAGCTTTCAGTAAAGCCGTGATATGCCGAGCGAATTTGCCAATCGGCACATTACTATTTTGaggcaatttttgaacaactttAAAGGATTTCAATCAAAAGTGAAACTGTTTTCAGAAAGTACAAATATTTCTCTATACTCCCATattataatccaaaaaaaacttcaacgCAACATTGACAAAAAGAAGGTTTTAAAGTGAGAGATTATGCGCACtaaattaagtttttatttcagataaacCTGCAACAATCGGCTCTAGAATCTGGAATTCATTCATTTGTTGGCATTTTCTACAAATCATCAACTTCCGAATCTCTTCAAGTTGGAATTTGTTTGCTTGCAGCTTTGGCCTTTTTTGCTAGTCTAGCTTTTATCATTATGCTTTCAGTTTACCTGAAATCCAAAAAGTAAGTGAATTTATAACTGTTCTATTACCTATATAACCATTATTCCAGATCATCTCGAAGAAATGTTAGTGTAAACGTTCAGCCACGTCTCATTCCATATAACAGCCGTTGCGACGATTATGACACACGGTAAGGGGGGACACCTGGTTTCTAGAATCTTATCTTACTTTTCTTGGGGGATGCAAACTAATGGAACATCTGTTTGCATAGGTGCTCTAGAAATAGTAGTCAGTCTAGGTCAACCTATCTGACAAACGGCTGGCATGAAGGCGTCGAAATGCCTGATTTTTCCTTTACGCCAGAATGACAAATTGAGGCGAGGAGGCCTGCGTGAGACTTGGAAGGTGTCAGGCAGGCGCCAagccctgaaaccgcgcctccTTAAAAATCCCTTTTTTCCTTATAATCAGCTAACTCATTTCAGATACGATATGCCTTGGGATCAACAACGTCCACTGACATATTGGATGtcaaaatctacagtaacctctcCAAACTCTTTACGTTCAGAAGCTTATCAAACGTACCGTATTCCTCCACCACCGAATTTTGCTCCACCTGTATAGTCtcactaaacttttttcaaactcattGATCAATTCGGGTCCCCTCTTGCACATTCTCTGAAGATCCTCAACCGGTTATATTACATTTATGGCATTTTTACTTTGTTTAATAAACTTTATTGACagtcaaatattttcatttattaatTGAAGTTTCAAACCATTTCCAGTTGGTTTTGCAGTTCTTGTGGTAAACTTAATTTCAGTTGatttatcaaataatttgattCGTTTCGTGTAATGCTCAAATTGTCTCGAATTGCctgtaatttgtttttattgtggATTGATAAGTTGATTCCTAACAAAACCTGAATTTGAACAGCAATCTGCTGTGCTTCATCAGTCATCGGTACGGATTGCGATCcctgaaaataaacttttgcGAAACCTTTgacttaataatttttttatttttgcagtaaatttctaaaaaaattcaaaaattttcaagtggcTGATTTATCCTAAAATTCCCGCGCAAGTGTTTTATCCTATCTTGTCTTTTTGGCTTTTACCGGTCAAATTCATTGCATatgcttttcaaaaacttttccctGTTATATAAATCATAACatcgttttccaatttttccagacatTTTGCTCCGGAAATAAAACTTGCGGctattgccaaaaaaaagcttACCGGTGCTCCCCCACTTCCACCTCCTCCCACAAATTGAACAGCTTGACCGCCGGGCTGAAAATTCCAGTCCTTGTTTGAAAATGGTTGACGAATAGAGCCAACCTGGATTGGTTGAAACGGTTGTGGCCCGAACTGTGTATTACTGTTCACTAGATTGGGTCCAAATGGTAAAATATTTgggttttgattttgattccaaatttgattattttgtgATCCTTGAACTTGACCATTGGAATTTTGTTgattattttgattatttccaAAGAATCCttgttgattttgattttgccCGTTTGAAAATGCTCCAGAATAGGGATTGACTCCATTTTGATTCCCagagtttccaaaattttgtccgttttgttggttttgattattgaaaaatccagaGTTTTGATTAGAAGTTTGTTGGTTAGAGAACCCGGATGTTGGACCATTAACTTGATTTTGTTGAGAGTTTTGCTGATTTTGATTGTTGAAGAATCCAGACGAGGCTCCTAAGTTCtgattttgttgaaagttgttctgattcaaattttgatttgaattctggttttgattattgaaaaatccgGAAGAAAATCCAGTATTCTGATTTTGACCTCCTTGAAAaccatttccaaaattaaaccCATTAGGAGTAGGAGTACTTGTTGTcacttcagaatttttatatttatcagATCCAGCCCTTGCGATATAGATTACAGGTTGCTGATTAGAGCTTGAACTTCCTGGCACATTACCGTTAATCTGTCCAGTACTTTGACTTGTTCTCGGATCGTCTTGCTGAGGATTATTCGAGTTTTGGTTTTGATTCTGAGATCGTTGCTCAGTCTGCAGGCCTGCTATCATATCTGCATTTGGCCAAAATCCGGAAGATTTTGGGACAATTGTAGCCGGAACACAGCCAGATGATGAGCACCCTGGAattaattttggaacttttttttttgaaatttccaaaagttgcTGTTAATGCtaaattttcgatgaaaataatcgccaaaattctgaaaaaaaaacttttcagcatAAGTTTTGACCAACCTGCATATGCTCTGTACTGTTGTAGGGGTGCGGAAGATGATCCCATGAGCATATTCATAAAGTTCGcataaacatttgaaaacaacaGAAATGTTAGTAATATAGGAGGCATTTTGAAACGGAAAGGGTAAATCGATTTGAAAACTGACAGAAAGGGAGGCTCGCCGACAAGCAGCTCAATGTTTGAACACCTGGAATTCAACGATGATTCATCGGAGAAGAAGGAAGGTTCAGGGAATATTAAAAGTGTATAGTGGCAAAACTTTCTAGAtaataaattgtaaaattattttgaataacttGTGGTTTTTTTGACTGGAATGTTTAGAAGCTAgagaaacttttggaaaccTTTAGAAAACttctacattttgaaaaaactagatCTGAAACTTAAAAGAAATTTCTTACATACCCTCCATCGACGCGAAAAAGTGACGATCATAGTagcaaaaaacgaaaaagaataCTTAATTCAtgcatttttgattaaattccaatttttacagCCCGTTCTTCAATCGTTTTACgaatctcaattttctgtgaatttctaaaacaaaaatatggtGATTGTTCCATATCTAGAACGCCAAGTTTAACGGGAAATATTTAATTACTCGTTTGCCATTTCCAATCTTGTTTCCATTGAGCGTTTGTAAAACACGTTAACAATTAGGTTTATCAGAAATCAATATTAACAATTTGAGATGATTTCAATTAACTTGGTGTCTCAAATGGAGAAAGTATTGGAGGTTCTGGATGTAAAAATTAGATCTCCATAGATGTTTTCGAAGTATCCTTCATTATCCTCTGTGAGCGTGTTGGTGAAGCAGACTGGTCCTCGGATTGACTTTTTTGGTTGCTTGGGGAACACGAACTCTTCAGCTACACTTTTCTTCAGTTGCAGGTACAACAGGACAAGGGTTAAAGTCAAACCTGAAATAATGatccttcaaaaataaaaataaaagatttcGAACAAACGAAATTATTTCTTAACAGGGCTCAATTGTTAAGATTTTCCGCATTTTCTTTAAGTGTAAAAAGGTTCTGTGAAAAAATACGTTCACAGgtcaaaaaacttaaaatttgaaaagtaagagTCAACTAACTAACTAAGCATATCCAATTCAATAATCATTGTGACTTCGCGAGAGTTCGGAACATTTCCAGCTATTCCCATGGCAACGAGGAATCCGTACTTTTTGAGGAAACCTAGAAATATCATATTATCTTACATCAGCTAGAAAAGTCTTAGACCGTacaatgttttctgaaaacgaaATCGAACCATCCCGTCAACATGAGCACAGTTAATGCAATGTATGCGTAGTACAAAGACTTCAGGGATTTCGGGTTCATATGAATCCAGAGAATTGTAAGATGAAAAGCCGAAAAGAGTCCTGTAGCAACATACGATccagtttcaagaaaaatgaatttcggGATGATGAAGGCACGAAATGCAATGAAGAACAAAAATGGTATGCGAAGTACTTGAATTGCAAGTTTGAGAAAAGTCATtcctagaaaaaaagttagttttaagttgaaatgtttttctaagAAATATCCCTGATGAAAActaaaatactatttttggCGATTGTGACAAATCTTATTCAGTGAATCCATTTTTATAGTGATCGGCAATCCGGCCCCGCCTATAATACCCATCTGGCTGTTGAGTTTTTTTCCGTACATTATACCATTTTACTTCTTGCAACAGGTGGCTTCGtgagccaaaattgaaaaccaatGAAAGCGATATGTTTGATCAGAGACAactaaaaagtgaaaacaagTAGTAAACATGTATTCTACGCTTTTAAAAATGATAGAAGAACATTGAGCTTCTACCTGGCAGACTGAAGACCCATCGAATTCCGGAGAGCAACAGGAGAAAGTTTCCTGTAGAACAGAGAACACTTATAATATGGGAAAGTGAGAGTTGCGGAAAGCAGCAGGAAATCGCGGGTGAGTAGCGGAGAGTATGATTTAACAATTCAGGAGAATATTAGTATCTTTATTactattttgttagttttcagCAGTTCGATTCCATTTCCATAAATTGTCTCACGATCATCACATTTTGGCGTGCTGGCAGTGGGCAAGTCTGAATCTCACGGGCCATGTAGAGCTTGAAGACCGGAACTTCAGCAGCGGAGTCTTcgaaatgctgaaaatattgaattttcaaccagtccatattaattttccaaatctcAACATCCATCGTGACGATGGTGTAGACAAATAAAAAGATGATGCATTGGGCAATGAATCCAGCCATTCTAATTGACTTCACACGGATTGCATCTGCATCTTCTTCAAGAATATCAGCCACTTTGATGCTCTGAGCTGGAGCAAAAGCAGATGTCGTGGTGGTGTTAATGTAGACTTCAAGGGACGACATCACTGGAGCAAGCACAGATGTTGATCTTGGAGCCGTGATGTTTGAGTAGAACTGCACTGCCTTCTTGTAGACATCACCTGGAGCCGGAAGCATCAGTGGCTTTCTGGTGACGTGGCAAACATCATTTGATGCAGAAGATGTgttgaaaattgccagaaGACCAATGATAAGAACAACTGAAACAAGGTAAAATTGgtatgaaaatctgaaaatttaaaacttactgTTAAGCATGGTTAGTTGAGAAGACGTCTAGTTGGTTAGTTGTCCGGAAAAATCAAGAACTGATTGgttattcacaaatttttcatttttttcttgatcatatttttctaacaaaacaGTTCACGTAATTATCAGTAAACCGAgtttgaaagttaaaatttgaagtgtttacttttttttctttttttgttgaaatttttcgttacAAATCTTTAGTAAATCAGACGATCCTGTCCCTGTTGTTTCCGGAAGTACggtagtttttcagaatttttaagatCCTACAAAAAATTAGCCCAGTAATCCTATATCATgactgttttcaaaataaaaaacaaaataaaaatattttctaccCGGTTACAAGAAAAtcgttaatttttatttacttaGTTTACTCATACATGTATTGATATCGAAGTGGTAAATATGAACTCCTGGAACTTGCAATTTCCACCAAAAGAGTGAAAACAGCAGCTGCTATTAGTGaatctttttcaataaaattcgtACTATGTTTTTCCGATAAGCACACGAAATTGAGCATCTGCTATTCAGCTGTGCTCATGACCCTTACAGAATTGGGatacaaaattattaaatCACCGATGCGAGAAGAATTGgaggaaattgatgaaaatgttATCCCATTAggattaaaattgaacaaagAAAACTCAAATATTGTAGATTTTAGCATTTTAAAGTTCTATATCacctaaaaccaaaaaatccattaaaatttttatgataaagTAGCAAACTActtaaataaacaatttatatAATACCTTATAACTTTTGTATTAGTAATATCAAAAGGTCAAAATACGCCTTTTGAGTACATGATATCATTCACACTTGGTAGGAGCGTGGTGAGTAAACATTGATTTATTGATAACGtttcatttttgcagttttaaaaacttctatTTTCTTGGAGAATGGGGcaatatttaacaaaaactgaagaaagtTCGCTCAATTATGTGGATCTACCAGATACTGTccatagaaaaatatttgaatacttGAATCCATGGGAAATGtaagtttgtttttattagCTAACGGTTCTAAATATTTACCAAATTCACATGCAAGTTTTCTGTTCTGCATGCGAacttaattttcacaaaacgaatgttttcttcgaaaatttatatttttgcagCTTCAAACTATCTCGCATTTCAAAAGCCATTCATGTGACGATccttaaaaacaaaaagttcgCTGTAAAAGATATTGACTTATGTACTGATgaaaacattctgaaatttcaatttcaatttgtgaACAATATCGTTTTGTCATGGGAGTTTTACAATCTTCACGAGAAACCATATTTTAccagccaattttcaaatcgttGCCAGTATAGACAACAGtatgatattaaaaattattatgaaaacCCCGAGGAAGCATTTCTTTTTGCATTCCGAAATgcgctttcaatttttaatgtgcaaaattccaaattaaaaagattttaTCTAGCTCCAAGTAAACTTGAGTTGTTCTTCAAGTTACCGTACTCATTCATAGACGGccgaaattgtgaaaacttgAGTATTTGGAATAAGAAGGCGAATGATGAAGATGAACGAGACTTTTCGATCAATTTCGCAAAAgctgttttggaaaaaatgggagtcgtgagaaatttgagattatTGTTCAATTGTAGCACAAAGGATAATGAATTTGATTGTGAAAAGGTATGTTGAGCTTGTTTTTAACAGATAAAGTTTGATACttttcggtttaaaaaattggaagaagatCATTTGAATAGGTCACTACAAAGATGTACCGACATAGGAGTAATTTTAAATAGGATAAtcttgatctgaaatttttcagttcattttttaGTACCCGTAGAACTGCTCCAACAGTGGATGCTAAGATTTCTAGGGGTAGAAGACacacattctgaaaatttttagggaaaatttttcggaaaaacctaatatttttcGCGCTTTTTCGCTTCAATTCACATAGGTTTCAATTGAAACTCTAAATAATTTGTTCTCCAATAGTTTCGTTCAATAGTTTTGTTctccaacttttaaaaaattcaagttccAAATCACTTTCAcatttatcaaatatttttattccagGAATACTACAATTCTGAAACGGATAAGTTGATGCCAAATGATTGGTACTTGTACAACAAATTCGATGATATAGATCTTAatgtatttctgaaaaactggcTCAACTTCAGAGATCctttaattagaaaattccGTATTCGAGGAAAACGAAATTTCAATAcagcaattatttttgatggAATTGAAACAATTCCATGGGATCAAAGAAATGGTTTAAATGTGTGagttttgcttatttttttaattatttttttagaataatgaatttttggaaaaaataaaatattcctATAACTTTGGTTTCAGATATTATTATTCTGCAACTGCAAATGATACTGGATCTTTGATATTTCAAGCAAACGAAAATCATGCAATCGTTAAAGTTGGAGCAATAAATGGAAATGAGAGCTCTGGTTATatggaatttttattcattacATTTTAAGCTCGTCGGAtaaatttttggcactttttttgattttccaaaacttctggAAACGATTAATTTTAACATAGAATCAAggttttcttttgaaacttCGGTATGTATACTGTACTTTTTCTTACTTCAAGAGCCTATAAGCTAATCAAAGCTTCAACACAcatagttttcaaacaatttccgGATGGCTCCGTTAGCATTTTCaatgaacatttattttcccTTTCCAAGTATCCCGTGACGAAAAATCAGGCCATAAAAATCCGCTACCTCCAaacgcgggaattcaaatcgaattatgaaaatttggaatggTATAAAAGGAAGCTGCAGGAGGAAATTAATTCAGTATCAGCCAACATGAACAGCCTTTTGGTAAGACCCCAACTCCTTTTATTCTCATAGTCAGCTCAACTTTATTTCAGATTGCTTCTCTCCTCATTCTCGGGGTTTCCAGCCAATCGACGATAATCAACCCGAATTTCAACAAACATTCTTCGGAATCATCGGATCAGCCAAAGAAAATCCTTGTAGCACCAATGCTGATTGTTTGCCAAGTGGAAATTGTGTAGATGGAGAATGCCTTGTAGACAACGGAAACGGAGGTCTTTGCACAACCAATACGCAATGCCCAAATGGATATCAATGTGTTAATCGGAAATGCTCCAGGAATAGTCGTCATTTCAATGATCTGCCATGTGTCACTGAAACTGAATGTCCACCAGGAACCAGATGTATCAACGGAGTCTGTACTGGCATTGATAACAAGTTCTAttaagtttttcatttaaaataaagtacgttgtttaataaaatcattttggatttttttcaagtcgTGTAAAAAACTAATGCCAAACCCTGGACTTCAAAATGGAACATACATACGTAGAGGAAAAAGAGTAAATTCCTTGATTCGAACCGGTTAGCACAACGGAACGGAATGGTTACAAAACTATAACTAGACCTAAATTACAAAAACCAATTGAGGAACACAAGTAAGCATGCAATCGGAAAAGGGCAGAAAATGAGGAAACCGAGAGAAATCGTGCCGAAGTGGAACCTTGAAGCTATAGAACCTTGACTAAAGAGCCTCGCTCAATATCCAGTTTGAGTTGCTGCGCAGCGAATGAGCCATGGTGCTCAACTGTGCGCATTTATcgtgtattaaaaaaaaagaaaattcactGTAGAAAATGGTAGAAAAGTAAATCCTTATCTCTCATAGTCAGGAATGCTGAAATGTCCGGGGAAGAATTCGCACTCCGTGAACATGAGCTTCAATATCCATTAGTTCCAAATTATTACCGGATGATTTCgtttaaagtttcaataaaagtCTGTCTTCTCTTCCCATCCTGTGAtgaccaaaaatcaataaaacctTTTATTATCCGTTACGTGGACCAAACGCGGGAATCCAAATCGAATTATGGAAATTTGGTATAGTATAAAAGACGTTTCAGGACGGATAGAGCCAGCATCAGTCAACATGAACAGTCTCTTGGTAAGTCATCCCTATCTTCTTTTATTCTCAGCTCAACTATATTTCAGATCGTTTCCCTCCTTGTTCTCGGGGTTTCAAGTCAAATCGACGATAACCAACCCGAATTGCAACGAACATTCTTCGGAATTATCGGATCAGCCAAAGCAAAGGCATGCAGCACCAACCTCGAGTGTGGAAACAAAGGTATTTGTGTAGATGGAGAATGCCTTGTCGATAACGGATTGGGAGGCTATTGCTCGACTAGTACACAATGTCCAACTGGCTATCAATGTATTGATGGAAAATGCAAGACTAAACGTCATTTCCTTGCTCCACCATGTGTCGCTGAATGTCCACCAGGAACCAGATGTATCAACGGAGTCTGTACTGGCATTGATAACAAGTTCTATTAAGttctttaattcaaaataaagtaCATGTTcaacaaaatcaatttgaaaaaaaaaaaaattattagcattttttaaaactcactgcAGCTCACCGAAAGCTCAGGTCTGAAACTTCGCAgctcaaaattaatattcaacCATTTCTTAACATGGACTTTCAAATGAAACCTTGTTCAAAAACCAGCTGTCATTTTGAGATGGTTTCCTAGTAAATATAtaattagttaaaaaattaaaataaaaaacttacgtATGCTATAAGGTTCATTTAGTATAGCTTTCaggttatcaattttttaaggaaaaacttctgaaaattttccaaacgtTGTTTCCAATCAAATATCCAAGAagtattgaataaaaacaataacttTTGAATCTTATtgcaaaatcggaaaaataaatcataaaaaatttagaaatttgcgtaacttttttttcgatctgACAGCCTGTTCGCAACCATAAAAAATTGCCACGAACAGCTTGGGGGCAACTTT
The nucleotide sequence above comes from Caenorhabditis elegans chromosome III. Encoded proteins:
- the C05B5.4 gene encoding uncharacterized protein (Partially confirmed by transcript evidence), which translates into the protein MLRFFQMTWTTALYFLVFLSFGNSMPQKSKPFWLSADINSIEWQEGCLTTVLCSHPRFQLLKDLLPISERASISWPVTEQFLEHTVAPFVSYWPSGRIEDVSLSAQVVGVDTTYGFPRTCDQTPAVRIFPVDLYELAPESAENKTIHLKAKCFEATITVTKHVERCPWCPDPQEILISNEIPQQINLQQSALESGIHSFVGIFYKSSTSESLQVGICLLAALAFFASLAFIIMLSVYLKSKKSSRRNVSVNVQPRLIPYNSRCDDYDTRYDMPWDQQRPLTYWMSKSTVTSPNSLRSEAYQTYRIPPPPNFAPPV
- the pqn-8 gene encoding Prion-like-(Q/N-rich) domain-bearing protein 8 (Confirmed by transcript evidence), encoding MPPILLTFLLFSNVYANFMNMLMGSSSAPLQQYRAYAGCSSSGCVPATIVPKSSGFWPNADMIAGLQTEQRSQNQNQNSNNPQQDDPRTSQSTGQINGNVPGSSSSNQQPVIYIARAGSDKYKNSEVTTSTPTPNGFNFGNGFQGGQNQNTGFSSGFFNNQNQNSNQNLNQNNFQQNQNLGASSGFFNNQNQQNSQQNQVNGPTSGFSNQQTSNQNSGFFNNQNQQNGQNFGNSGNQNGVNPYSGAFSNGQNQNQQGFFGNNQNNQQNSNGQVQGSQNNQIWNQNQNPNILPFGPNLVNSNTQFGPQPFQPIQPGGQAVQFVGGGGSGGAPGSQSVPMTDEAQQIAVQIQAIRDNLSITRNESNYLINQLKLSLPQELQNQLEMV
- the C05B5.17 gene encoding uncharacterized protein (Confirmed by transcript evidence); the protein is MTFLKLAIQVLRIPFLFFIAFRAFIIPKFIFLETGSYVATGLFSAFHLTILWIHMNPKSLKSLYYAYIALTVLMLTGWFDFVFRKHCFLKKYGFLVAMGIAGNVPNSREVTMIIELDMLSLTLTLVLLYLQLKKSVAEEFVFPKQPKKSIRGPVCFTNTLTEDNEGYFENIYGDLIFTSRTSNTFSI
- the C05B5.2 gene encoding uncharacterized protein (Confirmed by transcript evidence); the encoded protein is MLNIVLIIGLLAIFNTSSASNDVCHVTRKPLMLPAPGDVYKKAVQFYSNITAPRSTSVLAPVMSSLEVYINTTTTSAFAPAQSIKVADILEEDADAIRVKSIRMAGFIAQCIIFLFVYTIVTMDVEIWKINMDWLKIQYFQHFEDSAAEVPVFKLYMAREIQTCPLPARQNVMIVRQFMEMESNC
- the C05B5.5 gene encoding putative F-box protein C05B5.5 (Confirmed by transcript evidence); translated protein: MGQYLTKTEESSLNYVDLPDTVHRKIFEYLNPWEIFKLSRISKAIHVTILKNKKFAVKDIDLCTDENILKFQFQFVNNIVLSWEFYNLHEKPYFTSQFSNRCQYRQQYDIKNYYENPEEAFLFAFRNALSIFNVQNSKLKRFYLAPSKLELFFKLPYSFIDGRNCENLSIWNKKANDEDERDFSINFAKAVLEKMGVVRNLRLLFNCSTKDNEFDCEKEYYNSETDKLMPNDWYLYNKFDDIDLNVFLKNWLNFRDPLIRKFRIRGKRNFNTAIIFDGIETIPWDQRNGLNVYYYSATANDTGSLIFQANENHAIVKVGAINGNESSGYMEFLFITF
- the C05B5.11 gene encoding DUF7107 domain-containing protein (Confirmed by transcript evidence), translating into MNSLLIVSLLVLGVSSQIDDNQPELQRTFFGIIGSAKAKACSTNLECGNKGICVDGECLVDNGLGGYCSTSTQCPTGYQCIDGKCKTKRHFLAPPCVAECPPGTRCINGVCTGIDNKFY